A stretch of Plesiomonas shigelloides DNA encodes these proteins:
- the lnt gene encoding apolipoprotein N-acyltransferase translates to MMQLLTRRRFALPLAALFGALGTLAYSPFDFWPCALLSLMGLLLLTLNRSAKQAALVGFVWGFALFITGISWINVSIQQFGGLPVAVGWVLVALLAAYLSLYPALFAALLARLLPYANAARLVFAAPVLWTFTEFLRGWMLTGFPWLQFGYTQIDGPLHGLGPITGVQGITFALMLISGLLTLALVRRKVIPAVVAVALPLAALPLANLHWVKADGERKINVALVQGNIDQELKWEPAYRIPTLQTYLDMSRPYLQRGDLVIWPEAAIPSLETEENELLSMLDSITRSNKSMLITGVVDRNPQTKQFFNTVIVLGDPQETYQYPTRNRYNKNHLVLFGEYVPFEGLLREIAPLFNLPMSSFSRGDYLQPDLRAGQFHLETAICYEIILGSRMRANFLQNPDTDFLLTVSNDAWFGHSIGPWQHFQMARMRALELGRPLLRATNNGVTAVIDSNGEIQQQIPQFKTAVLSATVVPMRGETPYARFGDWPLWIASLLAIAAAAVLRQRR, encoded by the coding sequence ATGATGCAACTGTTAACTCGCCGGCGGTTTGCGCTACCGCTGGCGGCGCTGTTTGGCGCCTTGGGTACACTGGCCTACTCCCCGTTTGATTTTTGGCCGTGTGCTCTGCTGTCTTTGATGGGATTACTCCTGCTGACCTTAAACCGTTCGGCCAAACAGGCTGCGTTGGTTGGGTTTGTCTGGGGGTTTGCCCTGTTTATCACCGGCATTAGCTGGATCAACGTCAGTATCCAGCAATTTGGCGGGTTACCGGTGGCGGTCGGCTGGGTATTGGTGGCGTTACTGGCTGCCTACCTGTCGCTCTATCCGGCGCTGTTTGCCGCCTTACTGGCGCGCCTCTTGCCGTATGCCAATGCTGCGCGTTTGGTGTTTGCCGCGCCGGTACTGTGGACCTTCACCGAGTTTCTGCGCGGCTGGATGCTTACCGGCTTCCCGTGGCTGCAATTTGGCTATACCCAGATTGATGGCCCACTGCACGGGCTGGGGCCCATCACTGGCGTGCAAGGCATTACCTTTGCCCTGATGCTCATCAGCGGCCTGCTGACGCTGGCGCTGGTGCGTCGTAAGGTGATCCCTGCCGTAGTCGCGGTCGCACTACCACTCGCGGCATTGCCACTGGCTAATCTGCATTGGGTGAAAGCCGATGGCGAGCGCAAAATCAACGTGGCGCTGGTTCAGGGCAATATCGATCAGGAGCTCAAGTGGGAGCCAGCGTATCGGATCCCGACACTGCAAACTTACCTCGATATGTCGCGTCCGTATCTGCAACGCGGCGATCTGGTGATTTGGCCGGAAGCGGCGATTCCGTCACTGGAAACCGAGGAAAATGAGCTGCTGAGCATGCTCGATAGCATCACCCGCAGCAATAAATCGATGCTGATCACCGGTGTGGTGGATCGTAATCCGCAGACCAAGCAGTTCTTTAACACGGTGATTGTGCTCGGTGATCCGCAAGAGACCTATCAATACCCAACCCGTAATCGCTATAACAAGAACCATCTGGTGCTGTTTGGCGAATACGTACCGTTTGAAGGTTTGCTGCGTGAAATTGCCCCGCTGTTCAATCTGCCGATGTCTTCATTTAGCCGCGGCGATTACCTGCAGCCGGATCTGCGGGCCGGTCAATTCCATCTGGAAACCGCTATCTGCTACGAAATTATTCTGGGCAGCCGGATGCGCGCTAATTTCCTGCAAAATCCGGATACCGATTTCCTGCTGACTGTCTCTAATGATGCGTGGTTTGGTCACTCTATCGGCCCGTGGCAGCATTTCCAGATGGCACGCATGCGCGCTCTGGAACTGGGTCGCCCACTGCTACGCGCCACCAATAACGGCGTCACTGCCGTGATTGATAGCAATGGCGAAATTCAGCAGCAGATCCCGCAATTCAAAACTGCGGTGCTGAGCGCGACCGTGGTGCCGATGCGCGGTGAAACACCCTATGCTCGGTTTGGTGACTGGCCATTGTGGATTGCATCTCTCTTAGCCATCGCAGCGGCGGCGGTTTTACGTCAGCGCCGTTAA
- a CDS encoding zinc ribbon-containing protein, with translation MSKWTKYYQAFIERFTRDLQTGEHQINKAVETTEAYLNATSDLTRDELALINAYIERDLAEFAQSYEESKAAFKDGVFYLSLKESIWQGLAEITDKTQLEWREVIDDVTHHGVYQSGEIVGLGNLVCEHCHHRLVFNHPDVLPVCPKCGGTEFSRQPFQP, from the coding sequence ATGAGTAAGTGGACAAAGTACTATCAGGCGTTTATCGAGCGTTTCACCCGTGATTTGCAAACCGGTGAACACCAGATTAATAAGGCGGTGGAGACCACCGAAGCTTATCTGAATGCAACCAGCGATCTGACCCGTGATGAGTTGGCTCTGATCAATGCTTATATCGAACGTGACTTGGCGGAGTTTGCGCAGTCATATGAAGAGAGCAAGGCGGCGTTCAAAGACGGGGTGTTCTACCTGAGCCTGAAAGAAAGTATCTGGCAGGGGTTGGCGGAGATCACTGATAAAACCCAGCTGGAATGGCGTGAGGTGATTGATGATGTAACTCACCACGGGGTATACCAAAGCGGCGAGATTGTCGGTTTGGGGAATCTGGTGTGCGAACATTGCCATCATCGTTTGGTGTTCAACCATCCGGATGTGTTGCCGGTGTGTCCAAAATGCGGTGGTACCGAGTTTAGCCGTCAGCCATTTCAGCCGTAA